One Triticum dicoccoides isolate Atlit2015 ecotype Zavitan chromosome 5B, WEW_v2.0, whole genome shotgun sequence genomic window carries:
- the LOC119306221 gene encoding uncharacterized protein LOC119306221 — protein MEAVESSAVVSCECCGLGEECTGEYIVRVRAYFGGRWLCGLCSESVKYEAGRSKRAAAMGVEEAVRAHMAFCRMLRRGGPAERVAEGICQMLRRRTAFGNCRVAISSSLSWRTTPAPVALASGPHNRASMEPLSIGL, from the exons ATGGAGGCGGTGGAGTCGTCGGCGGTGGTGAGCTGCGAGTGCTGCGGCCTGGGGGAGGAGTGCACCGGCGAGTACATAGTCCGCGTGAGAGCCTACTTCGGGGGCCGGTGGCTGTGTGGGCTGTGCTCCGAGTCCGTCAAGTACGAGGCCGGCCGCAGCAAGCGCGCGGCGGCGATGGGCGTGGAGGAGGCCGTGCGGGCGCACATGGCCTTCTGCCG GATGCTAAGGCGCGGCGGACCCGCGGAGCGCGTCGCCGAGGGCATATGCCAGATGCTTAGGCGGCGCACCGCGTTCGGGAACTGCCGGGTCGCCATCTCATCGTCCTTGTCGTGGCGGACGACGCCGGCGCCGGTGGCGTTAGCGTCTGGACCGCACAACCGCGCGTCTATGGAGCCGCTGTCGATAGGTCTCTGA